In Maridesulfovibrio sp., the genomic stretch AAGATATTTCCCTGCATTAGGGCCGATATATTCTTCGTAATCCTGTGAAGTTATCATTTCCATAATGTGTTATCTCCTGTGACTATTAATGCCGCAGCTGAGGTGAATTGGCAATATGGCAACTTATAAAGCTTTCCTTGCACTTTTCGTTAATTGCCTGTTGCTCTTTTTGACATTCATATAATAATGGACTAACGGAATTTGGTTCCACACTCCGTACCGGGAGCGAGTTGCAAATATAATAATTACCCGGAAATCCGCAAAGAGAAGAAAAATGGCAAAAATACAGAAAATTAAAGGTGTTGCAGACCTCTTTCCAGAGGATAGTGCAAGATATGCGTTCATGGAGAAGACTGCAAGGGATGTTTTCTCTTCATATGGCTATGGGGAACTGAGAGTTCCTATTCTGGAAAAAACAGAACTTTTCTGTCGCTCCATCGGTGAGGAAACCGATGTGGTCCAGAAAGAAATGTACACCTTTCCCGACCGCAAGGGACGTTCTCTGACCATGCGCCCCGAGGCCACTGCCGGTATTGTGCGGGCCTACGTGGAAAATAAAATCTACCAGCCGGGCAAGGTCAGCAAATTTTTTACCTTCGGTCCCATGTTCAGGTACGAAAGACCGCAGGCTGGACGCATGCGCCAGTTTCACCAGATTGATGCGGAAATTTTCGGGGCAGCTGAACCTCAGGCCGATGCTGAAGTTTTGCTTATGCTCTCTTCCTTTTTGAGCAATATCGGTTTGGAAAAACTTTCTTTCGAATTGAATTCTCTTGGATGTCCTGAATGTCGCCCCAAGTACAATCAGGCTTTGAAGGATTTCTTGGCCTCTCTTGACCGGGAACAGCTTTGTGATGACTGTCAGCGTCGCATGGATACAAACCCTCTGCGAGTACTTGATTGCAAAAGCAAAAACTGCAAAGCCCTTACCGAGAATGCACCTGCTCTTCCGGATCACCTTTGCGGAGAGTGTCGGGATCACTTTGATACCGTCATCGCTCTGATTGACGAGGCAGGCCTCCAGTATACACTTAATCCCCGTCTTGTACGTGGATTGGATTATTATCAGCGTACAGCCTTCGAAGTAACATCAGGTGATATCGGAGCTCAGACAGCGGTTGCCGGAGGCGGTCGCTATGACGGGCTGGTAGAATCTCTTGGCGGTCCCAAACAGGTTCCGGCAATCGGTTTTGCCTGCGGCATGGAACGCCTGGCCATGCTGTTGGCTGGTGACTACGAAGCAGCTAATGATTTTTATGTGGCTCTCGTGGATGATAGAGCTGCCAAGGAAGCACTCATCTTCGGCGAGAAGTTGCGTCGCTCCGGTCTGAAAGGTGAAGTTGGTTTTGCTGCCAAAAGCATGAAAGCCCAGCTTCGCCATGCTAATAAAATCAATGCACAGAAGTGTTTCATCTTCGGTGTTGAAGAATTCGAAAACGGAACGGTCACTATCAAAGATATGGCCGATGGCGGTGAGCAGGAAACTGTAAGCCGCAGCGAATATTTTAAATAGGAAATTTCAAATATTATCGGGAGAGACAAAATGTCTGAACAGATTGAAGAACGCGATTACGACGAATACCGGGTCATTGAACCCTTAGGTGATTGGGAACGTTCCCATAGCTGTAATGAAATCACCTCTGCAAACCTTGGTGAAAAAGTCCTGATCATGGGGTGGGTACAGTTCCGCCGTGACCATGGCGGGCTGATTTTTATCGACCTGCGCGACCGTGAAGGTCTCACCCAGGTTGTTTTCAGCCCTGAGCACAATACTGATGCCCATGAGCGCGCACACGCTATACGTTCCGAGTACGTTGTGGCAATCAAAGGTGAAGTTCGCGAACGTCCCGACGGTATGCGCAACCCCAACCTGACTACCGGTGACATCGAAATCGTTGTCGACGAGTGGAAGTTGCTCAACACTTCCGAAACTCCTCCGTTCGCCATTGAAGATCGTTCCGACGCCTCTGAAATGCTGCGTCTGAAATACCGTTTTCTGGACCTGCGTCGCCCCGTGCTTGCAAAGAACTTCATCCTGCGTAACAAGGCCGCACAATCTGTCCGCCGTTACCTCGACAATCTGGGCTTCCTTGAGATTGAAACTCCGGTTTTGACCAAATCCACTCCCGAAGGTGCCCGTGACTTTCTCGTGCCCAGCCGTATGAATAACGGTGATTTTTATGCCCTGCCGCAGTCTCCGCAGCTTTTCAAGCAGATGCTCATGGTTTCCGGCATGGACCGTTACTTCCAGATTGTTAAATGTTTCCGTGATGAAGACCTCCGTGCAGACCGCCAGCCCGAGTTTACACAGATCGATATCGAGATGAGTTTTGTGAACGAAGAGAATGTCATGGGTATGGCTGAAGAAATGGTCCGCACTGTATTCAGGGAGAC encodes the following:
- the hisS gene encoding histidine--tRNA ligase; protein product: MAKIQKIKGVADLFPEDSARYAFMEKTARDVFSSYGYGELRVPILEKTELFCRSIGEETDVVQKEMYTFPDRKGRSLTMRPEATAGIVRAYVENKIYQPGKVSKFFTFGPMFRYERPQAGRMRQFHQIDAEIFGAAEPQADAEVLLMLSSFLSNIGLEKLSFELNSLGCPECRPKYNQALKDFLASLDREQLCDDCQRRMDTNPLRVLDCKSKNCKALTENAPALPDHLCGECRDHFDTVIALIDEAGLQYTLNPRLVRGLDYYQRTAFEVTSGDIGAQTAVAGGGRYDGLVESLGGPKQVPAIGFACGMERLAMLLAGDYEAANDFYVALVDDRAAKEALIFGEKLRRSGLKGEVGFAAKSMKAQLRHANKINAQKCFIFGVEEFENGTVTIKDMADGGEQETVSRSEYFK